In Paenibacillus sp. J23TS9, a single genomic region encodes these proteins:
- a CDS encoding nucleoside recognition domain-containing protein, with protein MKKKAPLRFKPASATFLLGTGALALVAAVVSSPAPAFQASLQGLQLWWQIVFPALLPFLVLSEMLIAYGWIHALGAWLEPLMNRLFKLPGIGGWVLAMGMTTGFPGGAQAARQLYDQGDLSAKDSNRLAALSHFCNPMLILVVIATGLMHEPAAGYIVLGVHWIAGILAFLLLNRSMGHPGEESIQNISGKEAKGKKNRSLFYRSLHSAKQAHAKDGRSFGRMLGDSVTHAVQTLMMVGGYIIIFAVIIQIASRLIPDSFPEYWLSGLFEVHLGAKDVSTAAFDSGRLQWSVVSALLGFSGISALVQSMSVLRKTGMHWLRFTSVRLLHGILAFTATWLTWPLIRFLPENASSVFNNRGQLQTDLSGVFSLWRVIPQLLQWQGILLALMLGISLLFMLLQVYRRKSTR; from the coding sequence ATGAAAAAAAAAGCCCCTCTCCGCTTCAAGCCCGCTTCCGCTACTTTTTTGCTTGGTACGGGTGCGCTTGCGCTGGTGGCTGCCGTTGTCAGTTCCCCCGCTCCTGCCTTTCAGGCATCTTTGCAGGGTCTTCAGTTGTGGTGGCAGATTGTATTCCCGGCGCTGCTTCCTTTTCTAGTGCTGTCTGAAATGCTGATCGCATACGGCTGGATTCATGCCCTCGGGGCATGGCTTGAACCGCTGATGAACCGGCTCTTCAAGCTTCCTGGTATCGGAGGCTGGGTACTCGCGATGGGAATGACTACCGGCTTTCCCGGAGGTGCCCAGGCTGCTCGTCAACTGTACGATCAGGGCGATTTGAGCGCCAAGGATTCGAATAGGCTCGCTGCTCTCTCGCATTTCTGCAATCCAATGCTGATTCTGGTCGTGATTGCTACAGGTCTGATGCATGAACCGGCGGCAGGATATATCGTTCTAGGGGTTCACTGGATAGCCGGGATCCTGGCCTTCCTGCTCCTCAACAGAAGCATGGGACATCCAGGTGAGGAGTCCATCCAAAACATTTCCGGCAAGGAAGCCAAAGGCAAAAAAAACCGATCCTTGTTCTATCGATCCCTGCATTCAGCCAAGCAGGCCCATGCCAAGGACGGCCGCAGCTTCGGCAGAATGCTGGGAGATTCGGTTACACATGCCGTTCAAACCTTGATGATGGTCGGCGGATATATCATTATTTTTGCGGTTATCATCCAAATAGCAAGCCGGCTCATCCCCGATAGCTTCCCTGAATATTGGCTGTCCGGCCTGTTTGAAGTGCATCTCGGGGCCAAAGACGTCAGCACAGCTGCATTTGACTCAGGCAGATTGCAGTGGTCCGTAGTCTCCGCTCTGCTCGGCTTTAGCGGTATTAGCGCCCTGGTGCAATCGATGTCGGTCTTAAGAAAAACCGGCATGCATTGGCTGCGCTTTACCTCCGTTCGTCTTCTACATGGAATTCTTGCTTTCACTGCAACCTGGCTCACCTGGCCGCTCATTCGGTTCCTGCCGGAAAATGCCAGCTCGGTATTCAATAACAGAGGGCAGCTCCAGACAGATTTAAGTGGAGTTTTCAGCTTATGGCGGGTCATCCCGCAGCTCCTGCAATGGCAGGGCATCCTGCTGGCTCTAATGCTTGGGATTTCCCTTTTGTTCATGCTGCTGCAGGTTTATCGTCGAAAAAGCACGCGTTAA
- the coaD gene encoding pantetheine-phosphate adenylyltransferase, which produces MISTNRRVAVYPGSFDPVTMGHLDIIQRAARQFDVLVVAVLNNRSKNPLFSIEERMDLIRQVTAHLPNVEVDSFRDLTANYVRLRNAQAIVRGVRSVTDFEYELQMASTNHKLNPDAETVFMMTNPKYSYLSSSIVKEIAAFHGDVKDLVPLEVEKAMRNKYTE; this is translated from the coding sequence ATGATATCGACGAATAGACGAGTAGCAGTATACCCGGGCAGTTTTGATCCGGTCACGATGGGGCATCTGGATATCATTCAGCGTGCGGCAAGGCAGTTTGACGTTCTTGTCGTTGCAGTGCTTAACAATCGGAGCAAAAATCCGCTCTTTAGCATTGAAGAACGGATGGACTTGATCCGCCAGGTTACGGCTCATCTTCCCAACGTAGAGGTGGACAGCTTCCGGGATTTGACAGCGAATTATGTAAGGCTCCGGAATGCGCAGGCGATTGTCCGCGGGGTGCGGTCCGTAACGGATTTTGAATATGAACTGCAAATGGCGTCCACCAACCACAAGCTGAATCCGGATGCCGAAACGGTATTTATGATGACAAATCCGAAATACTCTTATTTAAGCTCAAGCATTGTGAAAGAAATAGCCGCGTTCCACGGAGATGTGAAGGATTTGGTGCCTCTTGAAGTGGAGAAAGCCATGCGGAACAAATATACAGAATAA
- the rsmD gene encoding 16S rRNA (guanine(966)-N(2))-methyltransferase RsmD translates to MRVVAGSAKGRPLKAVPGMGTRPTTDKVKEAIFSMIGPFFDGGTALDLFAGTGGLAIEALSRGIDKAVFIDMDPKSIETVRANLKATKLEGQAEVYRNEAERALKVLEKRGISLDVVFLDPPYRMKNGDKLMQLMHEKSMLKSGATIVLEHDSGYEYPGEFGHFSCIRHAVYGETAVSIYKYNENEAALSEDEAAGEAEHDIDE, encoded by the coding sequence GTGAGAGTGGTAGCGGGTAGCGCTAAAGGAAGACCGCTTAAAGCGGTACCGGGCATGGGCACAAGGCCGACAACCGATAAAGTGAAAGAAGCGATTTTTAGCATGATCGGTCCCTTTTTTGACGGGGGAACAGCTCTGGATTTGTTTGCCGGAACCGGCGGACTGGCGATCGAAGCGCTGAGCAGGGGCATAGACAAGGCCGTATTTATTGATATGGATCCGAAAAGCATTGAAACCGTCCGCGCCAACTTGAAGGCTACCAAGCTGGAGGGACAGGCCGAGGTTTATAGAAATGAAGCGGAACGTGCGCTCAAGGTGCTTGAAAAACGGGGAATATCTTTGGATGTTGTATTTCTGGATCCGCCATACCGTATGAAAAACGGGGACAAGCTTATGCAATTGATGCATGAAAAAAGCATGCTGAAAAGCGGGGCAACGATTGTTCTCGAGCATGATTCCGGATATGAATATCCTGGCGAATTCGGCCACTTTTCCTGCATTCGTCATGCCGTGTACGGGGAAACGGCTGTTTCCATATATAAATATAACGAAAATGAAGCGGCCTTGTCCGAAGATGAAGCCGCTGGGGAGGCCGAGCATGATATCGACGAATAG
- a CDS encoding cation diffusion facilitator family transporter: MYRKKTELAVMISLISNLVLTGLKIVVGLLFKSQVLIADGIHNAGDVVASFAALTSTRISKKPADEDHPYGHGKAEVIASAVVAIILALAAMFMVYKSIEALFQPAAEASVIAFAAALISLIWKQWLYVHCMRIGRAENSKSLIATAYDHVADVYASVAAAFGIGIALVGDHYNIPFTQYGDPIAGIIVSYFVGRLAYKMARESVDILMEKNISEAELEQLKEIVGTVPNVKRIDKIRARELGNYIIVDVRVSIPNELTVQQGHDVSKEIKNSIKGQIGLVEEVLVHINPWYQEDE; this comes from the coding sequence ATGTATAGGAAAAAGACAGAGTTAGCAGTAATGATTAGTCTCATCAGTAATTTGGTCTTAACTGGATTGAAAATTGTGGTGGGACTATTATTCAAAAGCCAAGTTCTGATAGCAGATGGAATACATAATGCCGGTGATGTGGTAGCATCCTTTGCAGCACTAACTTCCACTAGAATTTCGAAAAAGCCGGCGGACGAAGATCATCCGTATGGTCATGGAAAAGCGGAGGTCATCGCATCAGCCGTTGTCGCCATTATTTTAGCTTTGGCAGCTATGTTCATGGTCTACAAATCAATAGAGGCTCTTTTTCAACCAGCCGCTGAAGCAAGCGTGATTGCCTTCGCTGCGGCTTTGATCTCTCTCATTTGGAAGCAATGGTTATATGTACACTGCATGCGCATTGGGAGAGCTGAAAACAGTAAAAGCTTAATAGCGACGGCATACGATCATGTTGCTGACGTGTATGCTTCTGTCGCAGCCGCCTTTGGCATCGGGATCGCTTTGGTCGGCGATCACTATAATATTCCTTTTACCCAATATGGTGATCCCATAGCAGGCATTATCGTATCTTATTTTGTCGGTCGCCTGGCATATAAGATGGCGAGGGAATCCGTAGATATACTTATGGAAAAGAACATTTCCGAGGCTGAACTGGAACAATTAAAAGAAATCGTCGGCACGGTTCCAAACGTCAAGCGGATTGATAAAATTCGCGCGCGTGAGCTGGGAAATTATATTATTGTTGATGTCAGAGTGAGCATTCCTAATGAATTGACGGTACAGCAGGGTCATGATGTTAGTAAGGAAATAAAGAATTCCATTAAAGGTCAAATTGGTTTGGTTGAAGAGGTATTGGTTCACATCAATCCATGGTACCAAGAAGATGAATGA
- a CDS encoding S9 family peptidase — MMIHMTYLSGEYKVKGYLSLPYGYKLDLDELNAQVHQVYGPAEMPMTVIANNIKEEQQDINERKWPVLIYCRGGIGRVGQVKTEWLERFSRNGFIVFAPVYRGTEGGEGRDEFGGGDMEDVPAACRLLSSLPFIDTQRMSAMGFSRGSVNAAYAASETDYIRQLVLWGGVSDLAKTYEERVDLRRMLKRVVGNPAKVPEAYQARSPVHMAERFHCPVLIVQGSDDEQVHSSHGLQMYNRLKEVGADVDMHWYENYGHHMPPEMHMRAIERMFDWIRAH, encoded by the coding sequence ATGATGATCCATATGACTTATCTCTCAGGTGAATACAAAGTGAAAGGATATCTTTCGCTGCCATATGGCTATAAACTTGATCTTGACGAATTGAATGCGCAGGTCCATCAGGTATACGGTCCGGCGGAAATGCCTATGACGGTAATCGCTAACAATATTAAAGAAGAACAGCAAGATATTAACGAACGGAAGTGGCCTGTTCTCATTTATTGCCGGGGAGGGATCGGCAGAGTGGGCCAGGTGAAGACCGAATGGCTTGAGCGCTTTTCACGAAACGGATTTATCGTATTTGCACCGGTGTATCGCGGTACTGAAGGGGGAGAAGGCCGGGATGAGTTCGGGGGCGGGGATATGGAGGATGTTCCGGCAGCCTGCCGCCTGCTCTCAAGCCTTCCTTTTATCGATACTCAGCGCATGTCCGCAATGGGATTCTCCCGGGGTTCGGTGAATGCTGCTTATGCGGCATCCGAGACAGATTATATCCGGCAGCTTGTCCTTTGGGGCGGTGTATCCGATCTTGCCAAAACCTATGAGGAACGGGTTGACCTAAGGCGGATGCTAAAGAGGGTTGTCGGTAATCCGGCAAAAGTTCCCGAAGCATATCAGGCACGTTCTCCCGTTCATATGGCTGAACGCTTCCACTGTCCGGTACTTATCGTTCAAGGAAGCGATGACGAACAGGTTCATTCCAGCCATGGACTTCAAATGTATAACCGTCTGAAGGAAGTAGGCGCAGATGTTGATATGCACTGGTATGAGAACTACGGGCATCATATGCCTCCGGAAATGCATATGCGAGCGATTGAGAGGATGTTCGACTGGATACGTGCGCATTGA
- a CDS encoding WGxxGxxG family protein, which translates to MENNFVGGEMTMRRKAVVLLLSASICLTLAVPAWAEGDYNMHHQMNGVNQTNDVNQSHTVTENVRDLKHDLKRDTIRTNSFDDTGVNRTNWGFLGLFGLLGLAGLMKRSRDPRR; encoded by the coding sequence ATGGAAAATAATTTTGTCGGAGGTGAAATGACCATGAGAAGAAAAGCTGTGGTGCTGCTGCTGTCTGCAAGCATCTGCCTGACTCTGGCTGTACCCGCGTGGGCTGAAGGGGATTACAACATGCATCACCAGATGAACGGTGTTAATCAGACGAATGATGTAAATCAGTCTCATACAGTGACCGAAAATGTGAGAGATCTAAAGCATGATCTGAAACGGGATACCATCCGCACCAATTCCTTCGATGATACCGGGGTTAACCGAACCAACTGGGGCTTTCTCGGTTTGTTCGGATTGCTTGGCCTTGCCGGCTTGATGAAGCGGAGCCGAGATCCTAGACGTTGA
- a CDS encoding FAD-dependent oxidoreductase, with the protein MFDLIIFGGGLGGCAAAMAACSQGLKVLMTEETDWIGGQSTSQAVPPDEHPWIEEFGCTAKYRQYREDIRTYYLKNMPVAGAASREGFNPGGAIVSNISHDPRVSVHVLNEMLSPYLLTGRLTLLLETAAVSVTRTERSLQCAELMSLRTGERMTVEGSYFIDATETGDILPMASMEYVTGSESREETGEPHATEKADPNNIQGFTYVLAFEYDENGSHVIPKPEMYDFWKEYQPAHWPDKMLSLVGPHPVTLERREYALFADGSKFPLWKYRRVYSKEQYDVADANEVTLLNWPQNDYFIGNIYEVSEEDKKKHLHGAQQLSLSLLYWLQTEAPRPDGGSGYPGLRLRGDVVGTPTGFAKAPYIRESRRIRGLYTITEQDVSPASQTARSAKKYEDRVGLGSYSIDLHPSFTGVSYVDIPALPYHIPLGALIPRDMDNLLAGNKNIGTTHITNGCYRLHPTEWNIGEVCGELAAYCIQHDCQPAEVRGNTNTLHDFQQTLREAGVQLEWPDEFYEQR; encoded by the coding sequence ATGTTTGATTTGATCATATTCGGCGGCGGATTAGGAGGCTGTGCAGCAGCTATGGCGGCCTGTTCGCAAGGGCTTAAGGTGCTCATGACGGAAGAAACGGACTGGATCGGCGGCCAGAGCACTTCCCAAGCTGTGCCTCCGGATGAGCATCCATGGATAGAGGAGTTTGGCTGCACGGCGAAGTACCGTCAATACCGCGAAGATATTCGTACATATTATTTGAAAAATATGCCGGTTGCCGGTGCCGCGAGCAGGGAAGGCTTCAATCCTGGAGGGGCGATAGTAAGCAACATCTCGCATGATCCGCGGGTGTCCGTGCATGTCCTGAACGAAATGCTGAGTCCTTATTTGCTGACCGGAAGGCTTACCCTTTTGCTGGAAACGGCTGCCGTTTCGGTGACTAGAACGGAAAGGTCGCTTCAATGTGCTGAATTGATGTCTTTGAGAACCGGTGAGCGCATGACGGTAGAAGGAAGTTATTTTATCGATGCCACCGAAACGGGGGATATACTGCCCATGGCTTCGATGGAATATGTCACAGGCTCTGAAAGCCGTGAAGAAACCGGTGAACCGCATGCGACAGAGAAGGCTGATCCGAACAATATTCAAGGCTTTACGTATGTACTCGCCTTTGAATATGACGAGAACGGAAGTCATGTGATTCCTAAACCTGAAATGTACGACTTCTGGAAAGAGTATCAACCAGCCCATTGGCCTGATAAAATGCTTAGTTTAGTCGGTCCGCATCCGGTTACGCTGGAACGCCGGGAATATGCCTTGTTTGCGGATGGAAGCAAATTCCCTTTGTGGAAATACCGCAGGGTGTATTCCAAGGAACAGTATGATGTCGCAGATGCCAATGAGGTCACACTGCTGAACTGGCCGCAAAACGATTATTTTATCGGGAATATTTACGAGGTGTCTGAGGAGGACAAGAAGAAGCATCTGCATGGTGCACAGCAGTTAAGTCTCTCCCTTTTGTATTGGCTGCAGACAGAAGCGCCGAGACCCGATGGAGGCAGCGGATACCCCGGACTGCGGTTAAGAGGCGATGTGGTAGGAACACCGACAGGCTTTGCCAAAGCACCTTACATTCGCGAGTCCAGAAGGATCAGGGGTTTATACACGATTACAGAGCAGGATGTATCGCCAGCAAGTCAGACTGCTAGATCCGCTAAAAAGTATGAGGACCGGGTCGGTCTGGGATCTTACAGTATTGATCTTCATCCGAGCTTTACAGGCGTCAGCTATGTGGATATCCCAGCTCTGCCTTATCATATTCCGCTTGGAGCTCTCATCCCGCGGGATATGGATAATTTGCTTGCCGGGAACAAAAACATCGGAACAACGCATATAACGAACGGCTGCTACCGCCTTCATCCGACGGAATGGAATATCGGCGAGGTATGCGGAGAACTGGCGGCCTACTGTATTCAGCATGACTGTCAGCCAGCGGAGGTCAGGGGAAATACGAACACGCTGCATGATTTCCAGCAAACCCTCCGAGAGGCAGGCGTACAGTTGGAATGGCCGGATGAATTTTATGAGCAACGCTAA
- a CDS encoding SPW repeat protein: MKLRSVDNTIVALIGIWFIMAPWIAGYSDDKGALWTSVIVGAVQLVVSLWAFSGSGWGSWQNWISLLAGAWFIVFPFVYTVESNVMWSSIILGGVTVLLNLITLSAKD, from the coding sequence ATGAAGTTAAGAAGCGTCGATAATACCATTGTCGCATTGATCGGTATCTGGTTTATTATGGCACCCTGGATTGCAGGGTACTCAGATGACAAGGGAGCTTTATGGACGAGTGTCATTGTGGGAGCTGTTCAGCTAGTCGTATCGCTATGGGCTTTTTCCGGGTCGGGCTGGGGCTCCTGGCAAAATTGGATTTCACTGCTCGCCGGCGCTTGGTTTATCGTTTTTCCGTTTGTTTATACCGTCGAATCCAATGTCATGTGGAGCAGTATCATTTTGGGCGGAGTAACGGTTCTCCTGAATTTGATTACCTTATCTGCAAAGGATTAA
- a CDS encoding sporulation protein YjcZ produces MSGVVGGVGCYNPFASTGAILVLFILLVIITRSFWL; encoded by the coding sequence ATGAGCGGAGTTGTTGGCGGAGTTGGTTGTTACAATCCTTTCGCTTCTACAGGTGCCATTTTGGTTCTCTTTATATTGCTGGTTATTATCACGCGTTCTTTCTGGTTGTAA
- a CDS encoding glycoside hydrolase family 25 protein, producing MQSRSDNHAKGIDVSHWQGVIDWKQVKNAGYSFVFMKATEGTKLVDDRFRVNAQGARSAGLLTGAYHLTRAKKPDDVKVELEHFVQVVESAGGLGAYKLPFVLDIETKEGGTRANISAVVHEWIKQFKLRTGRTLMMYTFPSFIDTSLDSTFGSVPLWYAYYNSGTPANKGGWTSWEFIQYTNKGRVPGISGSVDLDEYKGSEAELMAAYNSPQPESQPKIPAWKEAGRQWLVDHAGISTDWKADDQLDIGTLGAILSKYTEAVVNKKSE from the coding sequence GTGCAAAGCCGAAGCGATAATCATGCCAAAGGTATCGATGTATCTCATTGGCAGGGAGTGATCGACTGGAAGCAAGTCAAGAATGCAGGCTATTCCTTTGTGTTTATGAAAGCAACCGAAGGAACGAAGCTGGTGGATGACCGATTCAGGGTAAACGCTCAAGGCGCCAGATCAGCAGGATTGCTGACGGGAGCATACCATTTGACACGGGCTAAGAAGCCGGATGATGTCAAGGTGGAGCTGGAGCATTTCGTACAGGTTGTCGAAAGTGCTGGAGGTTTGGGCGCATACAAGCTGCCATTTGTGCTGGATATTGAGACGAAGGAAGGCGGAACGCGCGCGAATATTTCGGCAGTCGTACATGAATGGATCAAGCAATTTAAGCTGCGGACAGGCCGAACGCTTATGATGTACACCTTTCCCAGCTTTATAGACACCTCCCTCGACAGTACATTCGGAAGTGTTCCGTTATGGTATGCCTATTACAACAGTGGTACCCCGGCCAATAAAGGCGGATGGACTTCATGGGAGTTTATTCAATACACGAATAAGGGCCGGGTCCCCGGTATTAGCGGCAGTGTGGATTTGGATGAATATAAAGGAAGTGAGGCGGAATTAATGGCTGCATATAACTCTCCTCAGCCTGAGTCACAGCCGAAAATTCCTGCTTGGAAAGAGGCGGGAAGACAGTGGCTGGTTGATCATGCGGGAATCAGTACGGACTGGAAGGCTGACGATCAACTGGATATCGGCACACTTGGGGCAATTTTGTCCAAATATACGGAGGCTGTTGTTAACAAGAAGAGTGAATAA
- a CDS encoding helix-turn-helix domain-containing protein, which yields MAKKGQTFCSYSLDTKKRAVDMRLQGMTKKEVAEALGIADIGRLKVWMRKYRELGDSGLIDQRGRSKETLHV from the coding sequence ATGGCCAAAAAGGGACAGACTTTCTGCTCTTACAGTTTGGATACCAAGAAGAGGGCTGTGGACATGCGTCTTCAAGGGATGACCAAAAAGGAAGTGGCCGAAGCGTTGGGAATTGCTGATATCGGCCGTTTAAAGGTATGGATGAGAAAATACCGAGAGCTGGGGGATTCCGGATTAATAGACCAGCGGGGACGATCCAAAGAAACGCTTCATGTGTAA
- a CDS encoding alpha-glucosidase: protein MEQAFWKEAVVYQIYPRSFKDSNGDGIGDLQGILSKLDYLKELGVDVIWLSPVYKSPNDDNGYDISDYYDIMDEFGTLKDWEELLAGLHNRGMKLMMDLVVNHSSDEHAWFMESRSSKDNPYRDYYIWRPGHEDGSEPNNWTSFFSGSAWQYDDTTAEYYLHLFTKKQPDLNWENPKLRQSIYDMMTFWLDQGVDGFRMDVINLISKAPGLPDDGKEGLSDGSPYYMNGPRIHEFLREMNEQVLSKYEVMTVGEAPGATVEEAIKYTGKDRHELQMVFQFEHMDVDSGAEGKWDLVPWTLPKLREVLHKWQTGLAEDGWNSLYLNNHDQPRMVSRFGNDQEYRGESAKMLATLLHTLKGTPYIYQGEELGMTNVKFTSIEEYRDVEIHNMYNEKVVQGGADPGTIMQAIETKGRDNARTPMQWNTEANAGFTTGTPWIGVNPNYTEINAEAAVADPQSIFHYYRKLIALRKQNPVMVYGDYELIMQDHEQIYAYTRTLNQEKWLIVLNFTGESVMLDLPDGLRTEGGRMIITNYPEDGMNAGELRPYEARVYSLKV from the coding sequence ATGGAACAAGCCTTTTGGAAAGAAGCAGTTGTGTATCAAATATATCCTCGCAGCTTCAAGGACAGTAATGGTGACGGCATTGGGGATCTTCAGGGTATTCTATCGAAACTGGATTATTTAAAGGAATTAGGCGTAGACGTCATCTGGTTGTCTCCAGTATACAAATCCCCTAATGATGATAACGGATACGATATCAGTGATTACTATGACATTATGGATGAATTTGGAACACTGAAGGATTGGGAGGAACTGCTTGCAGGACTGCATAACCGCGGAATGAAGCTGATGATGGACCTGGTGGTCAATCACTCCTCGGACGAGCATGCGTGGTTCATGGAGTCCCGTTCGTCGAAGGACAATCCTTACCGCGATTACTACATCTGGCGTCCCGGCCATGAAGACGGAAGCGAACCTAACAACTGGACCTCCTTTTTCAGCGGCTCGGCATGGCAGTATGACGATACGACTGCGGAGTACTATCTGCATCTGTTCACGAAAAAGCAGCCGGATCTGAACTGGGAAAATCCAAAGCTGCGCCAGTCCATTTACGATATGATGACATTTTGGCTGGATCAAGGTGTGGACGGTTTCCGGATGGATGTGATCAATTTAATCTCGAAGGCTCCGGGACTTCCGGATGATGGAAAAGAAGGACTTAGTGACGGCAGCCCTTATTATATGAATGGACCGCGTATCCATGAATTTTTGCGAGAAATGAATGAGCAGGTTCTGTCCAAATACGAAGTCATGACTGTTGGTGAGGCTCCGGGAGCAACGGTGGAAGAAGCAATCAAATATACTGGGAAAGATCGTCATGAGCTGCAAATGGTATTTCAGTTCGAGCATATGGACGTAGACTCGGGAGCAGAGGGTAAATGGGATTTGGTACCTTGGACGCTGCCGAAGCTGCGCGAGGTTTTGCATAAATGGCAGACAGGCCTGGCAGAGGATGGCTGGAACAGCCTCTATCTGAACAACCATGACCAGCCGCGGATGGTATCCCGGTTCGGTAATGATCAGGAATATCGCGGTGAATCGGCAAAAATGCTGGCTACTTTGCTTCATACGCTGAAGGGAACCCCGTATATTTATCAGGGTGAAGAGCTGGGCATGACGAATGTGAAGTTCACCAGCATTGAAGAATACCGGGATGTAGAAATCCATAATATGTACAATGAAAAGGTCGTGCAGGGCGGAGCCGACCCGGGCACCATTATGCAGGCGATCGAAACCAAGGGCCGTGATAATGCCCGTACCCCGATGCAGTGGAACACGGAAGCCAATGCAGGGTTTACGACAGGAACCCCTTGGATCGGTGTGAACCCGAATTACACCGAGATCAATGCCGAAGCTGCCGTTGCCGATCCCCAGTCTATTTTCCACTATTACCGCAAGCTGATTGCCCTCCGCAAACAGAATCCGGTTATGGTGTACGGTGATTATGAGCTGATCATGCAGGATCATGAGCAAATTTATGCTTACACACGTACGTTGAATCAGGAAAAATGGCTGATTGTTCTGAATTTTACGGGTGAATCGGTCATGCTTGATCTTCCGGATGGCCTCCGTACAGAGGGTGGCAGAATGATTATTACCAACTATCCTGAAGATGGAATGAATGCCGGTGAACTCCGGCCATACGAAGCAAGAGTATACAGCTTAAAAGTATAG